In one window of Methanolobus mangrovi DNA:
- a CDS encoding RAD55 family ATPase, producing the protein MLDSIKMMETKTISHETELIDGGETSLYESLKKQDKNMVVEEGFRLSSTGILVLDRTLGGGLPAGSLTYFSADPRSMSEVFLYQFTQSRKTYYFTTNRKPRFVLNDVINLGFDPSNIIFVDIYSEYYCTACGDKSDNVGNEFIDSKIIDFTEFNLRNIANDSSGEEVNIIFDSFSFFMELTVNNGHIKQLVNVLYETTKELGCLTYLYGLNNNKARDIENFTFNICDVLFESMLDCGADKVISKLAIPKIRGMVPSADIIKFKIGDGIQIDTSRDIA; encoded by the coding sequence ATGCTGGATTCTATAAAAATGATGGAAACTAAAACCATTTCCCATGAGACTGAATTAATAGATGGAGGAGAAACTTCCCTTTATGAAAGTCTTAAAAAACAGGACAAAAATATGGTAGTTGAAGAAGGATTCCGTCTGAGTTCAACCGGAATTTTAGTTCTTGACAGGACATTGGGAGGAGGATTGCCAGCAGGATCACTTACATACTTTTCAGCTGACCCACGTTCGATGTCTGAAGTCTTCCTTTACCAATTCACCCAATCACGCAAAACATACTACTTTACGACAAACAGGAAACCAAGATTTGTGCTCAATGATGTGATAAACCTTGGATTTGATCCTAGTAATATCATTTTTGTGGACATATACAGCGAATACTATTGTACGGCATGCGGAGATAAGTCCGATAATGTAGGCAACGAATTCATAGATTCTAAAATAATAGACTTCACTGAGTTCAACCTGCGTAATATCGCAAATGATTCAAGCGGGGAAGAAGTGAATATAATCTTCGATTCCTTCTCTTTCTTCATGGAACTAACTGTTAACAACGGCCACATAAAACAACTTGTTAACGTACTCTATGAAACAACAAAGGAACTGGGATGCCTGACCTACCTATATGGATTGAATAACAATAAAGCTCGGGACATTGAGAACTTTACTTTTAACATCTGCGATGTTCTTTTTGAGTCCATGCTTGACTGTGGGGCTGACAAGGTAATAAGTAAACTTGCAATTCCAAAGATCAGAGGAATGGTACCCAGTGCAGACATCATAAAATTCAAGATTGGAGACGGTATACAGATTGACACATCCAGGGATATTGCATAA
- a CDS encoding MTAP family purine nucleoside phosphorylase, with product MQERENIYSDLDLQVALIGGVAFTSEGSFQELSVGTPYGDVLAHILEIGGRNVALIPRHADGNRHVPPHMLNYRANIHAIHELGVKRIIATNSVGTMKNHPVGSFFLPNDFIDLTKSRPSTFFNERTVHVDVSEPYCPHTRQLIGASLTCRNIGFSEGVYVCTEGPRFETKAEIRMMRQFGDVVGMTGLPELVLAKELNMCYASICTVTNDACGLGTGKMTVSEVLDTLADINDKLRGVLSDVVRSIPEQYPCNCSLATSDAEL from the coding sequence ATGCAGGAAAGAGAGAACATTTATAGTGATCTGGATCTGCAGGTTGCTTTAATAGGCGGGGTTGCTTTTACTTCGGAAGGTTCATTTCAGGAATTATCGGTAGGCACTCCGTATGGCGATGTTCTTGCTCATATTCTGGAAATTGGTGGCAGGAATGTTGCATTGATACCCAGACACGCAGATGGTAACAGGCATGTTCCACCCCACATGCTAAATTATCGGGCAAATATTCATGCTATCCATGAATTAGGTGTAAAGAGGATAATAGCCACCAATTCTGTAGGCACCATGAAGAATCATCCTGTTGGAAGTTTTTTTTTACCGAATGATTTTATTGATCTTACTAAGAGCAGACCTTCTACTTTCTTTAATGAACGGACAGTTCATGTAGATGTAAGTGAACCATACTGTCCACATACGAGACAGCTTATAGGGGCTTCTCTTACCTGCAGGAACATCGGTTTTTCAGAAGGTGTTTATGTCTGTACCGAAGGTCCAAGATTTGAAACAAAAGCGGAAATACGAATGATGCGCCAATTCGGGGATGTTGTCGGTATGACCGGACTACCTGAGCTTGTGCTCGCAAAAGAACTGAACATGTGTTATGCATCCATTTGTACCGTGACCAATGACGCATGTGGGCTGGGAACAGGAAAAATGACTGTTAGTGAGGTACTTGATACCCTCGCAGACATAAATGATAAATTGCGAGGCGTGCTTTCGGATGTGGTACGATCAATTCCGGAGCAATATCCATGCAATTGTTCGCTTGCAACTTCAGATGCGGAACTTTAA
- a CDS encoding DUF373 family protein, giving the protein MQTLVICIDRDNDLGDKANVQGPLIGKEANIEAAVKLALADPEDSDTNTIFGGVKILDELLAKGVDAEIFTLAGDRNIGIISDQKIANQLDMLLKKFPAESVIFVSDGAEDETLLPIVQSRVKIDSVRRIVVMQSANLESTYYIIKHAFNDPKISQTFFVPLGLTALIYAFFLLINYSQGAIIGILAAVGLYMLYRGFSDTVAFYWEKLKDSFHSGRMTFFTYSTAFFLIVVATLAGLMEVWEVYTAEGLWYYGVVPLFTAFIHRTIWIYILAILFADAGKIIDCKQRAEPLGKYLIPVFFVLSVGFLFWGATSYIMSMNPVLGSDIADPRAGLEQFVYSIIFAIILALAGIKASNRPQATAKKSKR; this is encoded by the coding sequence ATGCAAACACTGGTAATCTGCATAGACAGGGATAATGACCTTGGGGACAAAGCGAACGTTCAGGGCCCTCTGATAGGCAAAGAAGCAAATATAGAGGCCGCGGTCAAGCTTGCATTAGCAGACCCTGAAGATTCTGATACAAACACTATCTTCGGAGGCGTCAAGATACTTGACGAGTTGCTTGCAAAAGGAGTTGATGCGGAAATCTTTACTCTTGCAGGTGACCGGAACATTGGTATCATCTCTGACCAGAAGATAGCCAATCAGCTTGATATGCTTTTGAAGAAATTCCCGGCAGAATCAGTTATATTCGTATCCGATGGTGCTGAAGATGAAACCCTGCTTCCAATTGTTCAGTCCAGGGTCAAGATCGACTCTGTAAGACGTATTGTAGTAATGCAGAGTGCCAATCTTGAAAGTACCTATTATATAATCAAACATGCTTTCAATGATCCTAAAATATCCCAGACATTTTTCGTTCCGCTGGGACTTACAGCTCTTATATACGCATTTTTCCTGCTGATCAACTATTCCCAGGGTGCTATTATAGGTATTCTGGCGGCTGTTGGTCTTTACATGCTTTACCGTGGATTCAGCGATACAGTTGCTTTCTACTGGGAAAAACTAAAAGATTCTTTCCACTCTGGCAGAATGACATTCTTCACTTATTCAACAGCGTTTTTCTTAATAGTAGTGGCCACTCTGGCAGGTCTTATGGAGGTATGGGAGGTTTACACAGCAGAAGGCTTATGGTACTATGGAGTTGTCCCGCTATTCACAGCTTTCATTCACAGGACTATCTGGATCTATATTCTGGCAATACTCTTTGCAGACGCAGGAAAAATAATAGATTGCAAACAGCGTGCTGAGCCTTTAGGGAAATACCTGATACCTGTTTTCTTTGTGTTATCCGTAGGTTTCCTTTTTTGGGGAGCCACCAGTTACATTATGTCAATGAACCCTGTGCTTGGAAGCGATATTGCTGACCCGCGTGCAGGGTTAGAACAATTCGTGTATTCCATTATATTTGCTATCATACTTGCACTGGCAGGTATCAAGGCCTCAAATCGCCCTCAAGCAACTGCAAAAAAGTCAAAGAGGTAA
- a CDS encoding 6-hydroxymethylpterin diphosphokinase MptE-like protein — MDFNEWEPIYESILKDMGFSREGDEQAALILSDMLTVSNNTGIFELEHLIKGKDILVCGNAPVLRDELELVNTDDLVIIAADGAAAVLVDNDIVPDVIVTDLDGDIEKEIISNQKGSVMVVHGHGDNIDKLEKYVPRLTKIIGSTQAAPLENVYNFGGFSDGDRCVYLAKEFGAASITLIGFDFEDKDVNPIKKKKLKWARLLIENIVP; from the coding sequence ATGGACTTTAATGAATGGGAACCCATTTACGAGTCCATTTTAAAAGATATGGGCTTTAGCAGAGAAGGTGATGAGCAGGCTGCTCTCATCCTCTCTGATATGCTCACAGTCTCAAACAACACTGGTATTTTTGAGCTGGAACATTTGATCAAAGGTAAGGACATCCTTGTATGCGGCAATGCTCCGGTACTCCGTGATGAACTGGAACTTGTAAATACAGATGATCTTGTCATAATAGCTGCCGATGGGGCTGCCGCTGTACTTGTTGATAATGATATTGTTCCTGATGTCATAGTGACGGACCTTGATGGCGATATTGAAAAAGAGATTATATCCAATCAAAAAGGTTCAGTGATGGTAGTGCATGGACATGGTGACAATATTGATAAACTTGAGAAATATGTTCCCCGACTTACAAAGATAATCGGGAGTACTCAGGCCGCACCTCTGGAGAATGTCTACAATTTCGGTGGTTTTAGTGATGGTGACCGGTGTGTCTATCTGGCAAAGGAGTTCGGTGCTGCCAGTATAACCCTGATAGGTTTTGATTTTGAGGATAAGGATGTTAACCCGATCAAGAAAAAGAAACTAAAATGGGCTCGCTTGCTCATTGAAAATATAGTTCCTTAA
- the ileS gene encoding isoleucine--tRNA ligase, producing the protein MIEEITNQYDPQKIEKEVHDFWTEVEAYSKVREHRKGGKKFFFVDGPPYTTGHIHLGTAWNKIIKDSILRYRSMNGFDIIDRPGWDMHGLPIEVKVEEALGFTSKKDIETYGVGNFIEKCKEFALTQKDDMTDQFQMLGAWLDWKDPYMTLKDEYIEAAWWTLKQAQDKKLLELGKRVVNWCPRCETAIADSEVEYEERKDPSIFVKFKIKGEENTFVVIWTTTPWTIPSNVAVAVHPSFEYSKVKAVNSDGKEEVLIVASDLMEGLLRKGRYVDYEVLDTMLGEDLTSLSYESPLFDMVPKQAAMAHGIYLADFVTAENTGCVHIAPGHGMDDFDVGKKNGLPIFCPVGPDGRYTEEAGEYAGMHIREANKVIIEDLIERGNLLSEGTIEHRYGHCWRCKTPIIYLATEQWFIKIGELKEEMLSEIAKVKWYPEWAGSARFKGWVEGARDWCISRQRYWGIPIPVWKCNTCDRLHVMGTKEELQEISGLTEDIELHRPYVDKILLDCECGGKMKRVEDVFDVWFDSAVASWATLHFPQQKEEFDKWWPADFITEGQDQTRGWFYSQLGASMVAFGKAPYKSVLMHGFTLDDKGRKMSKSLGNVIAPVDVIEKFGADTLRSFVLSSSAPWDDLKFVQDELGNINRTLNILWNVYRFPLPYMVLDKFDPSRVSLESVMPHLRKEDKWILSRAQSLIADVNDAMDKCTLHRALRSVNEFVLEDLSRWYIQLIRPRTWVEADDPDKLAVYRVLYDVFVLTAKVIAPFMPHLAEEMYQNLVRNVYPDAPVSVHMTDWPLIDESLVDKDLEAHMKMVRSIVESASNARQKVGRKLRWPVSKIVLTPVTQQAADAVMELKSVLMDQTNSKDIVLTGIGESWDELGFETNPDPGAIGPVFKGDAGKVIGAIKQADAAELKKALALEEQFELEIPGGTVTIKPEMVNFVETLPEMVASAQSTAGIIYVDATLSREIESEGFTREVIRRVQDMRKELNLAVDDNIRSHIQINDERVLDLVLDREQFIAKETRSNVQVIGLDVDTSGSLEKDWDVEGISMKIGISKVN; encoded by the coding sequence ATGATAGAGGAGATCACCAATCAGTATGACCCACAGAAAATAGAGAAAGAGGTACATGATTTCTGGACAGAGGTCGAGGCCTATTCCAAGGTACGTGAGCACAGAAAAGGTGGAAAAAAGTTCTTTTTCGTAGACGGTCCGCCATACACCACCGGACATATACATCTGGGAACTGCCTGGAATAAGATAATCAAAGACTCCATCTTAAGATACCGTTCCATGAACGGATTTGATATCATTGACCGCCCGGGCTGGGATATGCATGGACTTCCAATAGAGGTAAAAGTAGAAGAAGCTCTTGGTTTTACTTCCAAGAAAGATATTGAGACATATGGTGTCGGTAATTTCATCGAAAAATGTAAGGAATTTGCGCTTACTCAGAAAGATGACATGACCGATCAGTTTCAGATGCTTGGTGCATGGCTTGACTGGAAAGATCCTTACATGACACTGAAGGACGAGTATATCGAAGCCGCCTGGTGGACCCTCAAACAGGCTCAGGATAAAAAGCTGCTTGAGCTGGGAAAACGTGTGGTCAACTGGTGTCCACGATGCGAAACAGCAATTGCGGATTCTGAGGTTGAGTACGAGGAACGCAAAGACCCTTCAATATTTGTGAAATTCAAGATAAAGGGTGAAGAGAACACCTTTGTTGTCATATGGACCACAACCCCGTGGACCATCCCTTCCAATGTTGCAGTGGCAGTACATCCTTCATTTGAGTATTCAAAAGTAAAGGCTGTGAATTCCGATGGCAAGGAAGAGGTTCTTATTGTGGCTTCCGATCTCATGGAAGGCCTGCTAAGGAAAGGCAGATATGTTGACTATGAAGTTCTTGATACAATGCTTGGCGAGGACCTCACATCACTTTCATACGAAAGTCCGCTGTTTGACATGGTGCCAAAACAGGCAGCTATGGCGCACGGTATCTATCTTGCTGATTTCGTGACAGCAGAGAACACAGGTTGTGTACACATTGCCCCGGGGCATGGTATGGACGACTTTGATGTTGGTAAGAAGAATGGCCTTCCCATTTTCTGTCCTGTAGGTCCTGACGGACGCTACACCGAAGAAGCTGGTGAATATGCCGGAATGCACATTCGCGAGGCCAATAAGGTCATTATCGAGGATCTTATCGAACGTGGTAACCTTCTTTCAGAAGGAACCATCGAACACAGGTACGGACACTGCTGGCGCTGTAAGACGCCTATTATCTACCTTGCTACTGAACAGTGGTTCATAAAAATAGGAGAGCTCAAGGAAGAGATGCTCTCTGAAATTGCAAAGGTAAAATGGTATCCTGAATGGGCAGGTTCTGCAAGGTTCAAGGGCTGGGTAGAAGGTGCACGTGACTGGTGTATATCCCGCCAGAGATACTGGGGTATCCCTATACCAGTCTGGAAGTGTAATACTTGTGACAGATTGCATGTCATGGGTACCAAGGAAGAACTTCAGGAAATATCAGGCCTGACCGAAGACATCGAATTACACAGACCATATGTGGATAAGATTTTGCTGGACTGTGAATGCGGCGGCAAGATGAAGCGTGTAGAAGATGTCTTTGATGTCTGGTTCGATTCAGCTGTAGCTTCCTGGGCAACCCTGCACTTCCCGCAGCAAAAGGAAGAATTCGATAAATGGTGGCCTGCAGACTTCATCACAGAAGGGCAGGACCAGACTCGTGGATGGTTCTATTCACAGCTTGGTGCCAGTATGGTAGCTTTCGGCAAGGCTCCGTACAAGAGCGTGCTAATGCATGGTTTCACCCTTGACGATAAAGGCAGGAAAATGTCAAAGAGTCTTGGTAATGTCATTGCACCAGTTGATGTCATAGAGAAGTTCGGTGCAGACACACTGAGAAGTTTCGTACTCTCTTCAAGTGCACCATGGGATGACCTGAAATTTGTCCAGGATGAACTTGGAAACATCAACAGGACATTGAACATTCTCTGGAATGTGTACCGTTTCCCATTGCCTTACATGGTGCTTGATAAGTTCGATCCGTCCAGGGTATCACTTGAATCTGTCATGCCACATCTGCGCAAGGAAGACAAGTGGATACTTTCCAGGGCACAATCACTCATCGCTGACGTGAATGATGCTATGGATAAGTGCACGCTGCACAGGGCACTAAGATCTGTCAACGAATTCGTTCTGGAAGATCTTTCAAGATGGTATATCCAGCTCATCAGGCCAAGGACCTGGGTAGAAGCTGACGATCCGGACAAACTTGCAGTCTATCGTGTGCTGTATGATGTCTTCGTCCTGACCGCAAAGGTAATTGCACCATTCATGCCACATCTGGCCGAAGAGATGTACCAGAACCTTGTGAGGAATGTGTATCCTGACGCTCCGGTATCAGTTCACATGACCGATTGGCCGCTTATCGATGAGAGTCTCGTGGACAAGGATCTTGAAGCCCACATGAAGATGGTTCGCTCAATTGTGGAATCTGCATCCAACGCCCGCCAGAAGGTAGGCAGGAAGCTCAGATGGCCTGTATCAAAGATAGTGCTCACACCTGTAACCCAGCAGGCAGCCGATGCTGTGATGGAACTTAAGTCCGTGCTTATGGACCAGACAAATTCCAAGGATATTGTACTGACTGGTATCGGTGAATCATGGGATGAACTCGGATTCGAGACAAATCCTGATCCTGGTGCTATCGGACCTGTCTTTAAAGGTGATGCCGGTAAGGTCATTGGAGCTATAAAGCAGGCAGACGCTGCAGAGTTAAAGAAAGCACTGGCACTGGAAGAGCAGTTTGAACTGGAGATTCCCGGTGGAACAGTTACCATAAAACCTGAAATGGTTAACTTCGTAGAAACCTTACCTGAAATGGTCGCAAGTGCTCAGTCAACTGCAGGTATCATTTATGTGGATGCAACTCTCAGCCGTGAGATCGAATCCGAAGGTTTCACACGAGAAGTTATCCGCAGAGTTCAGGACATGAGGAAAGAGCTCAATCTTGCAGTGGATGATAACATCAGGTCCCACATTCAGATCAATGATGAAAGGGTTCTTGATCTTGTGCTTGACCGTGAACAGTTCATCGCAAAGGAAACCCGCTCGAATGTACAGGTGATAGGTCTTGATGTTGACACCTCTGGTTCCCTTGAGAAGGACTGGGATGTCGAAGGCATATCCATGAAGATAGGCATATCGAAGGTTAACTGA
- a CDS encoding formylglycine-generating enzyme family protein, whose protein sequence is MNKRLYMTIIMGIILMISVFGSGCTDSNDTGTDDGYDEPVEIDTTPEEPEVDDSTFTNSIGMQFVKIPEGTFIMGASEEETYSDRDERPMHEVTIGNSFYMGIYEVTQEQWEEVMGENPSYFVGDDLPVEKVSWVEANKFIDQLNQLEDTDTYRLPTEAEWEYAARAGTDTAFSFGDEEGMLAEYGWYDDVSEDKTWPVGMKEANPWGLYDVHGNVAEWVTDEYHSNYQKAPADGSEWTGGVDRRVVRGGSWENAEPNCRSADRDSIGEGSHKNYIGFRILKEL, encoded by the coding sequence ATGAACAAAAGATTATACATGACAATTATTATGGGTATCATCCTTATGATTTCGGTTTTTGGTAGCGGCTGTACTGATTCCAATGATACTGGCACAGATGATGGGTATGATGAGCCTGTAGAAATTGATACCACTCCTGAGGAACCAGAGGTTGATGACAGTACATTTACCAATTCCATTGGGATGCAGTTTGTGAAGATCCCTGAGGGCACATTCATTATGGGTGCATCCGAAGAGGAAACTTATAGCGATAGGGATGAGAGGCCTATGCACGAGGTAACTATTGGAAATAGTTTTTATATGGGTATCTATGAAGTCACTCAGGAACAATGGGAAGAAGTAATGGGGGAAAACCCTTCTTATTTTGTAGGCGATGACCTGCCTGTAGAGAAAGTTTCCTGGGTAGAAGCAAATAAATTCATTGATCAGCTCAATCAACTTGAAGATACTGATACATATCGCCTGCCTACTGAAGCTGAATGGGAATATGCAGCCAGGGCTGGCACAGATACAGCTTTTTCATTTGGCGATGAAGAAGGAATGCTTGCTGAGTATGGCTGGTATGATGATGTCTCCGAAGATAAAACATGGCCTGTTGGTATGAAAGAAGCAAATCCATGGGGATTGTACGATGTGCATGGCAATGTCGCTGAATGGGTGACCGATGAATACCACAGCAACTATCAGAAAGCACCTGCCGATGGAAGTGAATGGACTGGTGGAGTTGACAGGAGAGTAGTCCGTGGTGGTAGCTGGGAAAATGCAGAACCCAACTGTCGTTCAGCTGACCGGGACAGTATAGGTGAAGGAAGTCACAAGAACTATATTGGTTTCCGTATTTTGAAAGAACTTTGA
- a CDS encoding NTP transferase domain-containing protein has protein sequence MNAIIMAGGFGSRLGMGEKPCVELLGKPLISYVIDTLQRTESIGDIYVAVSPATPKTASFVQEEYDDKIMVIPTGGGNYVGDMVYAVKAACITDPLMILMADLPLLTPQLLEKVIREYKECGKPAMSIFSPIHVCKSLGIRPDTVFNWDGKLIVPSGINILDGNDVDHEQDYVSLVLDDIELALNVNTGEDLERCKNMLLKRNAGSLKN, from the coding sequence TTGAACGCTATAATAATGGCCGGAGGATTTGGAAGCAGGCTTGGCATGGGTGAAAAACCCTGTGTTGAACTTCTGGGAAAACCTCTTATTTCTTATGTAATCGACACCCTGCAAAGAACCGAGAGTATAGGTGACATATATGTTGCTGTTTCTCCTGCAACCCCAAAAACAGCATCCTTTGTCCAGGAAGAATACGATGACAAGATAATGGTCATCCCAACGGGTGGGGGCAACTATGTAGGCGATATGGTGTATGCAGTAAAAGCTGCTTGTATCACAGACCCGCTTATGATCCTTATGGCAGACCTGCCTCTTTTGACACCGCAACTTCTTGAAAAGGTAATAAGGGAGTATAAGGAATGCGGGAAACCGGCAATGTCCATTTTTTCTCCCATACATGTTTGTAAAAGTCTTGGGATCAGACCTGATACGGTTTTCAACTGGGACGGGAAACTGATAGTTCCTTCAGGTATCAACATACTGGACGGTAATGATGTTGATCATGAACAGGATTATGTCAGCCTTGTCCTGGATGATATTGAGCTTGCCCTCAATGTTAACACTGGTGAGGATCTGGAAAGGTGTAAGAATATGCTCCTGAAAAGAAATGCAGGCTCGCTTAAAAACTAA
- the cobS gene encoding adenosylcobinamide-GDP ribazoletransferase, with protein sequence MNAFLLALRSSFGFLSTIPVGITMEGLDEFFKRTYLHLVVGLVLGLLMGAVAYFLISFLPISISAVLIIAFVYYITGLNHLDGIADLGDGLTAHGSVEKKLKALKDMSLGIGGVAYAALVIIAFYASLTSLYGEATALYSTTAEIAGIFFFAMFVSEVSAMQSMLTIAAFGKPIHEGLGSILINNTTVSKYLIGFVIGSIACLGASFYFGLGITGIFAFIAAIVATFVLLNVSNRHFGGVNGDVIGASNEIGRIIALISITLILMYGGII encoded by the coding sequence ATGAATGCTTTTTTATTGGCTCTTCGCTCAAGTTTCGGGTTTCTGTCAACCATACCTGTGGGAATTACCATGGAGGGGCTTGATGAATTCTTCAAAAGGACATACCTGCATCTGGTCGTAGGTCTTGTACTCGGTTTATTGATGGGTGCAGTAGCCTACTTTTTGATAAGCTTCCTGCCAATCTCAATAAGTGCAGTACTTATCATTGCTTTTGTCTATTATATTACAGGCCTGAACCATCTTGATGGAATAGCTGATCTGGGTGACGGCCTGACTGCTCATGGTTCTGTGGAAAAGAAGCTAAAAGCCCTGAAAGACATGTCCCTGGGGATCGGTGGGGTTGCATATGCTGCTCTTGTGATCATTGCCTTCTACGCCTCCCTTACATCGCTTTATGGTGAAGCTACGGCTCTGTACTCAACGACCGCAGAAATAGCAGGTATATTCTTCTTTGCAATGTTCGTTTCCGAGGTAAGTGCAATGCAGTCTATGTTGACAATTGCAGCATTCGGAAAACCTATTCATGAGGGATTGGGTTCCATACTCATTAACAATACCACAGTATCTAAATACCTTATAGGTTTTGTAATTGGTAGTATTGCCTGTCTTGGAGCATCTTTTTACTTTGGTCTTGGAATTACCGGTATCTTCGCATTCATAGCGGCAATAGTAGCGACATTTGTCTTGCTTAACGTAAGTAACAGGCATTTTGGTGGTGTCAATGGTGATGTCATTGGCGCTTCCAACGAAATTGGAAGGATAATTGCATTGATCAGTATCACGCTGATATTAATGTATGGAGGTATTATTTGA
- the cobZ gene encoding alpha-ribazole phosphatase CobZ, with translation MKLSDIESEDRKKDQSKELEGEITRDIIDILEEEGITVQMLVDTALELYVPHPGIETRELAEEKFLYELDLALFDPNLCMLVYSGILLEREGREGRLPNISKSSYEKDLTFIIADEVLGMSISKYISGDKGMFEFVRFDKQKPGILSELGPFMDDIIGGLIGGVSASMYTRAMADASSSSGKTKRAAKKDANSKSDVMAG, from the coding sequence ATGAAATTATCGGATATAGAATCAGAAGACCGGAAAAAAGACCAGTCCAAAGAGCTGGAAGGTGAGATCACCAGGGATATCATTGATATTCTTGAAGAGGAAGGAATAACAGTCCAGATGCTTGTTGACACTGCACTGGAGTTATATGTTCCACACCCTGGTATTGAAACAAGAGAGCTTGCAGAGGAAAAATTCCTTTACGAACTTGATCTTGCTCTTTTCGATCCCAACCTATGTATGCTTGTCTATTCCGGGATATTACTTGAAAGAGAGGGCCGTGAAGGCAGGCTGCCCAATATCAGCAAAAGCTCTTATGAAAAGGACCTGACTTTTATAATCGCCGATGAGGTTCTTGGAATGAGCATCTCCAAATATATCAGCGGTGACAAAGGGATGTTTGAATTCGTTCGCTTTGACAAGCAGAAACCCGGTATCCTCTCAGAGCTTGGTCCTTTCATGGATGATATAATAGGTGGGCTTATAGGTGGGGTCTCTGCTAGTATGTACACAAGGGCCATGGCGGATGCATCATCATCTTCTGGTAAAACAAAGAGGGCCGCAAAAAAAGATGCCAACAGCAAAAGTGATGTGATGGCAGGATGA
- a CDS encoding cobalamin biosynthesis protein, which translates to MIPPVQADPSELVIVLLLAYALDMVFCEPPAAIHPVVWMGRLISFFKKHVPKTHRKLYGIFMGLTTILFGSLIAYLVMLFMGIENIPSPLRYLVAAYFLKATFAIRCLYGAADEVRKELDAGKLDGARQKLSMYVSRDTSKLDESHISSAIIETTSENYVDGILSPLLFYACFGPFGLIAAYVFKATSTLDSMVGYTDERHRDMGWFSAKLDDVLNWVPARLSVLFISAATLTVRLFYHGIKVPDYKSAFKSGLADGLKTPSPNSGFPMASVAGALRIKLEKPNTYVLGKGFIYPVSEDIKLTSWITLIAAFFAIIVSLFTILT; encoded by the coding sequence ATGATACCACCGGTACAGGCTGATCCAAGTGAGCTTGTGATAGTACTTCTGTTAGCCTATGCCCTGGATATGGTATTTTGTGAGCCTCCTGCTGCTATCCATCCGGTTGTATGGATGGGCAGGTTGATATCCTTTTTCAAGAAGCATGTCCCAAAGACCCACAGGAAGCTCTATGGCATATTCATGGGTCTGACCACTATACTGTTTGGCAGTCTTATAGCATATCTTGTAATGCTTTTCATGGGGATAGAAAACATTCCTTCTCCGTTACGCTACCTTGTTGCTGCTTATTTCCTCAAGGCAACATTTGCAATACGCTGTCTCTATGGCGCTGCAGATGAAGTCCGCAAAGAACTGGATGCAGGGAAGCTTGACGGTGCAAGGCAAAAACTATCCATGTATGTTAGCAGGGATACATCAAAGCTGGATGAGAGCCATATCTCGTCCGCCATCATTGAAACAACATCAGAGAACTATGTAGATGGTATTCTTTCCCCGCTTTTGTTCTATGCGTGTTTTGGTCCTTTCGGACTGATCGCAGCATATGTCTTTAAAGCAACAAGCACCCTTGATTCAATGGTTGGATACACGGATGAGCGTCATAGGGATATGGGCTGGTTCTCTGCAAAGCTGGATGATGTGCTCAACTGGGTACCTGCACGTTTGTCCGTTCTCTTCATTTCCGCAGCGACTCTGACAGTCAGGTTGTTCTATCATGGGATCAAAGTACCGGATTATAAAAGTGCATTCAAGAGCGGACTTGCAGATGGTTTGAAAACTCCATCTCCAAACTCAGGTTTTCCCATGGCATCAGTTGCCGGTGCACTCAGGATAAAACTCGAAAAACCCAATACCTACGTACTTGGTAAGGGTTTTATTTATCCAGTGTCCGAAGATATCAAACTTACCTCATGGATAACCCTGATAGCAGCATTCTTTGCAATTATAGTATCATTATTTACAATTTTGACATAG